A genomic stretch from Candidatus Omnitrophota bacterium includes:
- a CDS encoding type I restriction endonuclease subunit R: MAHILTESSVEEVALDILSNLGYKVLYGPDIAPDGERPERKDYSEVVLIDRLQDAIQKINSSIPDEAKDEAIKKLLRLESPSLVVNNQHFHKMLVEGVDVEYRKGGRVIGDKVWLFDFNKPQNNEFLAVNQFTVIENNHNRRPDIVLFVNGLPLAVIELKNPADENASCFTAFKQFDTYQAEIPALFHFNEVLVASDGIEAVAGSITSEWERFLPWKTIEGKKKEPTAVPQIEVLLRGMFDKRIFLDLIRHFIVFEEEQHKLNKKIAAYHQYHAVNKAVEETLKAAKGDKRCGVVWHTQGSGKSLIMAFYTGKLVLAMDNPTIVVLTDRNDLDDQLFGTFSRCQDLLRQKPVQATSRSKLRELLKVSSGGIVFTTVQKFLPEDKGDAFPGLSDRKNIVVIADEAHRSQYDFIDGFARHMRDALPNASFIGFTGTPIELTDRNTRAVFGNYIDIYDVEQAVKDGATVRIYYESRLVRLELKSAERPMIDPSFEEATEGEEVQRKEKLKTRWARLEAIVGSKKRIGRIAKDIVSHFEERLQALDGKTMVVCMSRRICIELHNEIKKLRPEWYHKDDDKGFMKVIMTGSAADPVNWQEHIRTKPKRRSLGDRMKDAADPLRLAIVRDMWLTGFDVPCLHTMYIDKPMRGHGLMQAIARVNRVFKDKPGGLVVDYLGIADDLKRALADYTESGGKGKPTFEQEEAVALMREKFEVVSNMFHGFNYKRFFTASARDKMSIMALAEEHLLKQKGGKERFLGFVTQLSQAFALAVPHTDALKIRDDIAFFQAVRSRLAKFHTGAGKTDEQLDSAIKQIVSKAITSDRVVDIFEAAGIKKPDVSILSDEFLAEVRGMPHKNLAFELLKRLLSDEIRLRSKKNLIQGRSFAEMLERSIRKYQNKALDSARIIEELIELAKEVREAGRRGDDLGLTEDELAFYDALEVNDSAVKVLGDETLRTIARELVRTVRNNLAIDWTLRESIQAKLRVMVKRVLRKYGYPPDKQKRATDTVLEQATLICKDWAD; this comes from the coding sequence ATGGCTCATATCCTCACCGAATCCTCAGTTGAAGAAGTCGCCTTAGATATTCTCTCTAATCTTGGCTACAAAGTCCTTTACGGCCCCGATATTGCGCCGGACGGCGAAAGACCTGAGCGCAAGGATTATTCCGAGGTTGTTCTTATTGATCGGTTACAGGACGCTATTCAAAAGATTAATTCTTCTATTCCCGATGAAGCAAAAGACGAGGCCATTAAGAAACTGCTACGCCTTGAAAGTCCCAGCCTTGTGGTGAATAACCAGCATTTTCACAAGATGCTGGTTGAGGGTGTGGATGTTGAATATCGCAAAGGCGGCAGGGTTATCGGGGATAAGGTCTGGCTTTTTGACTTTAACAAGCCGCAGAACAATGAATTTCTTGCGGTTAATCAGTTTACCGTTATCGAAAACAATCATAACCGCAGGCCGGATATTGTTTTATTTGTCAATGGTCTGCCTTTGGCTGTAATTGAGCTTAAAAATCCCGCCGATGAAAATGCCTCCTGTTTTACTGCCTTTAAGCAATTTGATACCTATCAGGCCGAAATTCCAGCACTTTTTCATTTTAATGAAGTCCTTGTGGCAAGCGACGGCATTGAGGCAGTAGCAGGGAGCATAACCTCTGAATGGGAACGCTTTCTTCCCTGGAAGACCATCGAAGGGAAGAAAAAAGAACCTACGGCTGTTCCGCAAATTGAGGTATTACTGCGCGGAATGTTTGATAAACGTATCTTCCTTGATTTAATCAGGCATTTTATCGTCTTTGAGGAAGAGCAGCATAAGTTGAATAAGAAGATCGCCGCCTACCACCAATACCACGCGGTCAATAAGGCAGTTGAAGAGACATTGAAGGCAGCCAAGGGCGATAAGCGTTGCGGTGTTGTCTGGCATACCCAGGGCTCAGGCAAGAGCCTGATTATGGCTTTCTATACCGGCAAGCTTGTCTTGGCTATGGATAATCCCACCATCGTCGTATTGACCGACCGCAATGATTTAGACGATCAGCTTTTCGGCACCTTTAGCAGATGCCAGGATTTATTGAGACAGAAGCCGGTTCAGGCAACTTCAAGAAGCAAGCTGAGGGAGCTTTTAAAGGTTTCTTCAGGCGGTATCGTCTTTACCACTGTGCAGAAGTTTTTACCGGAGGATAAGGGCGATGCCTTTCCTGGGCTTTCCGATAGAAAGAATATAGTGGTTATCGCCGATGAGGCGCACAGGAGCCAATACGATTTTATTGACGGTTTTGCCAGGCATATGCGCGATGCCCTGCCTAATGCCTCTTTTATCGGCTTTACCGGCACGCCCATAGAGCTTACAGACCGCAATACAAGGGCGGTTTTCGGCAATTATATTGATATTTATGATGTTGAGCAGGCGGTAAAAGACGGCGCTACGGTAAGAATCTACTACGAGAGCCGCCTTGTCCGGCTTGAGCTTAAATCCGCAGAAAGGCCGATGATTGATCCTTCATTTGAAGAGGCAACCGAAGGCGAAGAGGTTCAAAGAAAAGAGAAACTCAAGACAAGATGGGCCCGGCTTGAGGCGATTGTGGGAAGCAAAAAGCGCATAGGCCGGATCGCCAAAGATATTGTCAGTCATTTTGAGGAACGCCTTCAAGCGCTTGACGGCAAGACAATGGTGGTTTGTATGAGCAGGCGTATCTGTATTGAGCTGCATAATGAGATTAAGAAACTCAGGCCGGAGTGGTACCACAAGGATGATGATAAGGGGTTTATGAAGGTGATTATGACCGGCTCTGCTGCCGACCCTGTTAACTGGCAAGAGCATATCAGGACAAAGCCCAAAAGGCGCTCTCTTGGTGACCGCATGAAGGACGCGGCCGATCCCTTGCGGCTGGCTATTGTCAGGGATATGTGGCTTACGGGCTTTGACGTTCCCTGCCTTCATACGATGTATATTGATAAGCCTATGCGCGGCCACGGGCTGATGCAGGCGATTGCCAGGGTCAACAGAGTATTTAAGGACAAGCCCGGCGGCCTTGTTGTTGACTACTTAGGCATTGCCGATGATTTAAAGAGAGCGCTTGCTGACTATACCGAAAGCGGCGGCAAAGGCAAGCCCACCTTTGAACAGGAAGAGGCTGTGGCGCTGATGCGTGAGAAGTTTGAGGTGGTATCAAATATGTTTCACGGGTTTAATTATAAGCGATTCTTCACTGCTTCTGCGCGGGATAAGATGTCTATTATGGCGCTTGCCGAAGAGCATCTTTTAAAGCAGAAGGGCGGAAAGGAGAGATTTCTGGGATTTGTCACCCAGCTATCTCAGGCCTTTGCATTGGCCGTTCCCCATACTGACGCGCTTAAGATCCGAGATGATATAGCGTTTTTTCAGGCAGTAAGATCGCGGCTGGCTAAATTCCACACCGGAGCAGGCAAGACCGATGAACAGCTTGATTCCGCGATCAAACAGATTGTATCCAAGGCGATTACCTCTGATAGGGTGGTGGACATCTTTGAGGCAGCCGGCATTAAGAAACCGGATGTCTCTATTCTAAGCGATGAGTTCTTAGCAGAGGTGCGTGGTATGCCTCATAAGAATCTCGCCTTTGAATTATTGAAGAGATTATTAAGCGATGAAATCAGGCTCAGATCAAAGAAAAACCTCATTCAAGGCAGGTCTTTTGCTGAGATGCTGGAGAGATCCATAAGAAAGTATCAGAACAAGGCTCTTGATTCAGCAAGGATCATTGAGGAACTCATTGAGCTTGCTAAAGAGGTGCGTGAGGCCGGCAGGCGCGGTGATGATTTAGGGTTAACTGAGGATGAGCTTGCCTTTTACGACGCGCTTGAAGTCAACGACAGCGCAGTGAAGGTTTTAGGGGATGAGACGCTAAGGACGATTGCCAGAGAACTTGTGCGGACCGTCCGCAACAACTTAGCCATAGACTGGACATTGAGAGAAAGCATCCAGGCCAAATTGAGAGTTATGGTAAAAAGGGTTTTAAGGAAATACGGCTATCCACCTGATAAACAGAAAAGAGCCACTGATACTGTCTTAGAGCAGGCGACTTTAATATGCAAGGATTGGGCTGACTAA
- a CDS encoding GAF domain-containing sensor histidine kinase, whose product MTRIRDLDKLLNTIVSTVVDTVKIPYAAVYLKDELHNSYHLKCCHRGGEGLGLKEFVSVDSGLVGELGRQKRPLLQEEIGAVEDLSLNFGLLIPCFMEDNLLGFLVLGPKHRGQMYTTDDMLVFETLSYSMSLAIENCIFWREIEDRQRKARLQEMDTYSYSLAHEIDNPMQVIRGHVAFMEDSLMEEGRLPKEEREEMGRSLYLMKEAAERVSKMVKAIREFGQVSTGKLAPLKIEDVITSFQYLMAPQLKVENIRLTQDITDDLPYVRGEKAELMQVLVIFANNAMHAMKYAKEKTINIRAELADRDTIKISFLDTGYGIKKHILPIIFSSFTTTKASTEGTGMGLYNAKKIIDRHKGRIWAESEGENKGAALFIELPVAKDITDEELKQTGLREEKSKGKRLF is encoded by the coding sequence ATGACCAGAATCAGGGACCTGGATAAATTGCTTAATACCATTGTTTCAACCGTTGTGGATACCGTTAAGATCCCCTACGCTGCTGTATATCTGAAAGATGAGCTGCATAACAGCTATCATCTCAAGTGCTGCCATCGCGGAGGCGAAGGGCTGGGATTGAAGGAATTCGTATCCGTGGATTCAGGCCTGGTGGGTGAGCTTGGCAGGCAGAAGAGGCCGCTGCTGCAGGAAGAAATAGGCGCTGTGGAGGACCTTTCCCTTAATTTCGGCCTGCTGATTCCCTGTTTTATGGAAGACAATTTATTGGGCTTCCTTGTGCTGGGCCCAAAACACAGAGGCCAGATGTATACTACCGATGATATGCTCGTGTTTGAGACGCTTTCCTATTCAATGTCTTTGGCCATTGAGAACTGTATCTTCTGGAGGGAAATAGAGGACAGGCAGCGCAAGGCGCGGCTTCAAGAAATGGATACCTACTCGTATTCCTTGGCCCATGAGATAGACAATCCTATGCAGGTCATAAGGGGGCATGTGGCATTTATGGAGGATTCCCTGATGGAGGAGGGCCGGCTGCCTAAAGAGGAAAGGGAAGAGATGGGCAGGTCCCTGTATCTTATGAAGGAGGCGGCAGAGCGCGTGTCAAAGATGGTTAAGGCTATAAGGGAATTCGGCCAGGTCTCAACCGGGAAACTCGCTCCCCTAAAGATAGAAGACGTGATAACCAGCTTCCAGTATCTTATGGCCCCGCAGTTGAAGGTTGAGAATATCCGCCTTACGCAGGATATAACGGATGACCTGCCTTACGTGCGCGGAGAGAAGGCAGAACTTATGCAGGTATTGGTGATATTTGCCAATAACGCGATGCATGCGATGAAATACGCCAAAGAGAAAACGATTAATATCAGGGCAGAATTAGCCGACCGTGATACAATAAAAATATCCTTTTTGGATACCGGCTACGGCATTAAGAAACACATATTACCCATAATTTTCTCATCCTTTACTACTACAAAGGCCTCGACAGAAGGCACGGGCATGGGTCTGTATAACGCAAAGAAGATAATAGACCGGCATAAGGGCAGAATTTGGGCAGAGTCAGAAGGAGAGAACAAGGGGGCAGCATTGTTTATAGAATTGCCGGTTGCCAAAGATATTACCGATGAGGAACTGAAGCAGACGGGCTTGCGCGAAGAAAAGTCAAAAGGCAAGAGGTTATTCTAA
- a CDS encoding PilZ domain-containing protein produces the protein MDSSLIEKRRWTRIPSKVAISYKISNCSSHGKSTTLDISEGGVRAAFENYLTPCTPICLELNLNSEIIYASGQVVWSQRLPHADRYNSGIQFIGMNVKERSNLREFILLNS, from the coding sequence ATGGATAGTTCACTTATTGAGAAAAGGAGATGGACGCGTATCCCCTCAAAGGTGGCTATAAGCTACAAGATAAGCAATTGTTCTTCTCACGGTAAAAGCACCACCCTTGACATAAGCGAAGGAGGCGTGAGGGCGGCATTTGAAAATTACCTAACGCCTTGCACTCCAATATGTTTGGAGCTTAATCTGAATAGTGAGATCATATACGCCTCCGGGCAAGTGGTCTGGTCGCAGCGTTTGCCCCATGCCGACAGGTATAACTCCGGTATACAGTTTATAGGCATGAACGTTAAAGAAAGATCGAATTTGAGGGAATTTATACTGCTAAACAGCTAG
- a CDS encoding radical SAM protein, translated as MAQPSYLDNLKQLKKAAKQAASLLKSCRICPRGCKVNRLRNETGFCRTGLNARVFSYMPHRGEEPAISGSRGSGTIFFSGCNLRCAYCQNYEFSQSARGSEAEPRKLAKYMLYLQKLGCHNINFVTPTHVLPQILSALTVAIEEGLNIPLVYNSSGYEFSEMIELLDGIIDIYLPDMRYADDKAALKYSSAPDYPLINRSAVKEMFRQVGVGVFDEEGIIQRGMIIRHLVLPQGQAGSEEIFRFISEELSQDVYISLMSQYFPCYNAEEFPEINRRPALEEYEQARRAMEKRGLHNGWAQESGGLQRFAGVNIKRNTE; from the coding sequence ATGGCGCAGCCGTCATACCTGGACAACCTCAAGCAGTTAAAAAAGGCGGCTAAGCAGGCAGCGTCCCTGCTAAAGAGCTGCCGGATATGCCCGCGCGGATGCAAGGTTAACCGTCTCAGGAATGAGACGGGGTTCTGCCGGACAGGGCTTAACGCGCGTGTATTCAGTTATATGCCGCACAGAGGAGAAGAGCCGGCAATATCCGGAAGCCGCGGGTCAGGTACTATATTCTTCTCCGGCTGTAATCTAAGATGCGCCTATTGCCAGAATTATGAGTTCAGCCAGTCAGCGCGGGGCAGCGAGGCAGAGCCGCGGAAGTTAGCCAAATATATGCTATATTTGCAGAAATTGGGCTGCCATAATATAAATTTTGTCACGCCTACACATGTCCTGCCGCAGATCTTGTCCGCGTTAACAGTCGCGATTGAGGAGGGATTGAATATCCCGCTTGTCTATAACAGCAGCGGTTACGAGTTCAGCGAGATGATAGAATTGTTGGACGGCATCATTGATATCTATCTTCCGGATATGAGATACGCCGATGACAAGGCGGCCTTAAAGTATTCCTCTGCTCCGGACTATCCTTTGATCAACCGCTCTGCCGTAAAGGAGATGTTCCGTCAAGTAGGGGTAGGCGTATTTGACGAAGAGGGTATTATTCAGCGCGGCATGATCATCAGGCACCTTGTCCTGCCGCAGGGCCAGGCCGGCAGCGAGGAAATATTCAGGTTCATATCAGAGGAATTATCGCAGGATGTTTATATTAGTTTGATGAGCCAGTATTTTCCCTGTTATAATGCTGAGGAATTCCCTGAAATAAACAGAAGGCCTGCTCTGGAAGAGTACGAACAGGCCAGGCGCGCGATGGAGAAGCGCGGCCTGCATAACGGCTGGGCGCAGGAATCAGGAGGCTTGCAGAGATTCGCGGGTGTGAATATAAAGCGTAATACCGAATAG
- the acpP gene encoding acyl carrier protein: protein MAIFRKKRKEQDGARESKRREIFLRIQKVVAEEFKISDPNTITPDLNFNKDLSMDSLKGIELLMSIEQEFGMEIPDEDAEKMSIIKDVVDYLEKKI, encoded by the coding sequence ATGGCCATTTTCAGGAAGAAGCGTAAAGAGCAGGATGGCGCCAGGGAATCAAAGCGCCGGGAGATTTTCCTGCGCATACAGAAGGTAGTGGCAGAGGAATTCAAGATCAGTGACCCCAATACAATAACACCGGATTTAAACTTCAACAAGGATTTGTCCATGGATTCCCTGAAAGGCATTGAGCTGCTTATGTCCATAGAGCAGGAATTCGGTATGGAGATTCCTGATGAAGATGCAGAGAAGATGTCTATCATTAAAGATGTCGTGGATTATCTTGAGAAGAAAATATAA
- a CDS encoding response regulator, with translation MNKQKSLKFLVIDDEEGIVDYTQKIYKKRGYAVFGAVDGLKGVEIFEKERPEITLIDVHMPLSPIDGVETLKRIKKIDNNAICIMVTRITERDKVDASKQLGAFAYLLKPLDIEDIDRVINEAREKHKL, from the coding sequence ATGAATAAACAGAAATCCTTAAAATTCCTGGTAATCGACGATGAAGAAGGCATAGTCGATTACACTCAGAAGATTTATAAGAAGAGGGGATATGCCGTATTCGGGGCAGTCGACGGACTAAAAGGGGTGGAGATCTTCGAGAAAGAAAGGCCGGAGATCACCCTGATTGACGTGCATATGCCTTTATCTCCCATTGACGGAGTCGAAACATTGAAAAGGATAAAGAAGATAGATAACAATGCCATTTGCATTATGGTAACCCGCATAACCGAGAGGGATAAAGTGGATGCGTCCAAACAATTAGGCGCGTTTGCCTATCTCCTGAAGCCGCTGGACATAGAAGATATAGACAGGGTAATCAATGAGGCGCGGGAAAAGCACAAACTTTAA
- a CDS encoding NAD(P)/FAD-dependent oxidoreductase produces MKNKYDVIVIGAGIGGLTAAALLAKSGRKVLVLEKNPVAGGYAADFRRGDFKFDASLHLICGCDKEGATYKVLKRCGVIGKISFLKSAYLYRSIFPDFDLRISQNNPQQYLNDLIKAFPSEHIGLRKLSNEISKIYHEVVKFLYANDLPPSIEMLYFPIKFPKLFLYANKPFQKLLDNFLRDSRLKAVVSQLWEYVGLPPSMLPSFYLAYAWHDYLHNGGCYIKNGSQSLSNGLCEAIKEEGGRIILNKEAEKILLRDNVAQGVRAKDKEEFFGDIIISNVDSTKTFFNLIGKEYLPERTIKRIGGMEPSISAFQIYLGLNVDLRNKGFTDYEIFYNPSYDLDTQYKDIEDNKMDTVPYVITLYSNLQPDIAPTGKFIMGIITLAGYDFWKKLSKEQYREEKRRLADILIKRTEKIIPDLSSYIEEMSIATPLTMERYTGNYKGALYGWSRIVSQSGLSRFKTRTPIDNVYLSSAWTQLGGGITGVILGGERVANQILKRKFKII; encoded by the coding sequence ATGAAAAATAAGTATGACGTCATCGTCATAGGCGCAGGCATAGGCGGTCTCACTGCCGCTGCCCTGCTTGCAAAAAGCGGCAGGAAAGTGCTCGTGCTTGAGAAAAACCCGGTTGCCGGTGGGTATGCGGCGGATTTTAGAAGGGGTGATTTTAAATTTGATGCATCGCTACATTTGATTTGTGGCTGTGATAAAGAGGGTGCTACCTATAAAGTACTTAAGAGATGTGGCGTTATAGGTAAAATCAGCTTCCTAAAATCGGCGTATCTTTATCGTTCAATATTCCCTGATTTTGACTTACGGATATCCCAGAATAATCCCCAGCAATATTTAAATGACTTAATAAAGGCATTCCCTTCAGAGCATATCGGTCTAAGAAAATTATCCAATGAAATATCCAAAATATATCATGAGGTGGTGAAATTTCTATATGCTAACGATCTTCCTCCCAGCATTGAAATGCTTTATTTTCCCATAAAATTTCCAAAATTATTCCTCTATGCAAATAAGCCATTTCAGAAATTATTAGATAATTTTTTAAGGGATAGCCGTTTGAAGGCCGTGGTTTCACAACTTTGGGAATATGTTGGTTTGCCGCCGAGCATGCTGCCGTCTTTCTATTTAGCTTATGCCTGGCATGATTATTTGCATAATGGCGGATGCTATATTAAGAACGGGAGTCAATCTCTTTCAAACGGTCTTTGCGAAGCAATTAAAGAGGAAGGCGGCAGGATAATTTTAAACAAAGAGGCAGAAAAGATACTTCTAAGAGATAATGTCGCCCAAGGAGTCAGGGCGAAGGATAAGGAAGAATTTTTCGGAGATATAATCATTTCAAATGTTGACTCAACTAAAACATTTTTTAACTTAATCGGTAAAGAATATCTTCCTGAAAGAACCATAAAAAGAATCGGTGGTATGGAGCCATCCATTTCTGCTTTTCAGATTTATTTAGGTTTGAATGTAGATTTAAGAAATAAAGGTTTTACAGATTATGAAATATTTTATAACCCAAGCTATGATTTAGATACTCAATACAAGGATATAGAAGATAACAAAATGGACACTGTTCCATATGTCATAACTTTATACTCTAATCTCCAGCCGGATATTGCTCCGACCGGTAAATTTATAATGGGTATTATTACGCTTGCGGGATATGACTTTTGGAAAAAATTATCAAAGGAACAGTACAGAGAAGAAAAACGACGATTGGCAGACATTTTAATTAAGAGAACAGAGAAGATTATACCCGATTTATCTTCATATATTGAAGAAATGTCTATTGCAACGCCGCTTACAATGGAAAGATATACCGGCAATTATAAAGGGGCATTATATGGGTGGAGCAGAATCGTCTCTCAAAGCGGGCTAAGTCGTTTCAAAACAAGAACTCCGATTGATAATGTTTACTTATCCAGCGCATGGACACAGCTTGGAGGAGGCATCACAGGCGTAATATTGGGTGGAGAGCGGGTAGCAAATCAGATCTTAAAAAGAAAGTTTAAAATAATATGA
- a CDS encoding PilZ domain-containing protein, with product MKRDSIERRRHPRIDKQLALKIKGRDFDSVTETINISQSGAYCHVDKYIEPMTKLNIMILLPIKEKNRTVTKKVRCQGVVVRTEESRRGGYNIAVFFNEISGPDTQKIARYVAGHLNDTTVEATPHLTFYT from the coding sequence ATGAAACGCGATTCTATAGAGCGGCGCAGGCATCCGCGTATAGACAAGCAGCTGGCGCTTAAAATCAAGGGCAGGGATTTTGATTCCGTCACCGAGACGATCAATATAAGCCAGTCAGGCGCTTATTGCCATGTGGATAAGTATATAGAGCCGATGACTAAATTGAACATTATGATCCTTTTGCCGATAAAGGAAAAGAACAGGACGGTAACGAAAAAGGTGCGCTGTCAGGGTGTGGTTGTCAGGACCGAAGAGAGCAGAAGGGGCGGCTACAATATAGCCGTCTTCTTTAATGAAATATCCGGACCGGATACCCAGAAGATAGCCAGGTATGTCGCAGGGCACTTAAATGATACAACAGTAGAGGCCACCCCGCATCTTACTTTCTATACTTAG
- a CDS encoding DUF4416 family protein yields MGKPALIPKVKLVCGIIFSQEEALSSTKALLCKRFSAMDFESGVIDFNFTDYYRLEMGGGLKRRFISFSRLIDPGGLCGIKAFTNKLEARFAINSRRQVNIDPGCLDMSRLVLATTKDYSHRIYIGRGIFAEVTLCYKKDSFSPMEWTYPDYRSKEYIDVFNKIREIYRGQIKGEKNV; encoded by the coding sequence ATGGGGAAACCTGCCCTAATCCCTAAAGTCAAGTTGGTTTGCGGTATAATTTTTTCTCAGGAAGAAGCGCTTTCTTCAACGAAAGCGCTTCTTTGCAAAAGGTTCTCCGCTATGGATTTTGAAAGCGGCGTTATTGATTTCAACTTTACCGATTATTACCGGCTTGAGATGGGAGGCGGCCTTAAGAGGCGGTTTATCAGCTTTTCGAGATTGATCGACCCCGGCGGGCTGTGCGGGATAAAGGCGTTTACCAATAAGCTGGAAGCAAGGTTTGCCATAAATTCCAGGCGGCAGGTCAATATCGATCCCGGCTGCCTTGATATGTCAAGGTTGGTCCTGGCAACGACCAAGGATTACAGCCATAGGATCTACATCGGGCGGGGCATCTTCGCGGAGGTAACACTCTGTTACAAGAAGGATAGTTTCTCTCCAATGGAATGGACATACCCGGATTACAGGAGTAAAGAATACATTGATGTATTCAATAAGATAAGAGAGATTTATAGAGGGCAGATTAAGGGTGAGAAAAATGTTTAA
- a CDS encoding M48 family metallopeptidase, with protein MFNADFRKLNLRESALKSFFILCILLSGCITVYNPATERKELILINTPQEVALGSVLDKKMSFGLKLIKDAAVTGRLERVGRKVVNVSDRKDLSYHFKVVESKDLNAFALPGGFLYVNSGLMEAATDDELACVIAHEVGHVAAKHAVKRLQAGLGYQLLVSLALRNVNAAALSNALNIMQNLITLGYSRQDEREADKLSVRYAYRSGYKPEAMISFFNKLLKQDGRGYHITLLSSHPAVEERIENIKAEIHKVKRPNGAAVIPGQPQAVKKGG; from the coding sequence ATGTTTAACGCGGATTTCCGCAAATTGAATCTGCGAGAATCCGCGTTAAAAAGTTTTTTTATCTTATGTATTCTGCTTTCAGGTTGCATAACCGTATATAATCCGGCGACCGAAAGAAAAGAGTTGATATTGATCAACACTCCGCAAGAAGTAGCCTTAGGGAGTGTTTTGGATAAGAAGATGTCGTTTGGACTGAAACTGATAAAAGACGCCGCGGTAACAGGAAGGTTGGAGAGAGTAGGCAGGAAGGTGGTGAATGTATCGGACAGGAAAGACCTGTCCTACCATTTCAAGGTAGTAGAGAGCAAGGATTTGAATGCCTTTGCCTTGCCCGGGGGGTTTTTATACGTCAACTCCGGGCTCATGGAAGCGGCGACGGATGATGAACTTGCCTGCGTGATCGCGCATGAAGTGGGACATGTCGCGGCAAAGCACGCCGTTAAAAGGCTGCAGGCCGGCCTGGGTTATCAACTATTGGTCTCGCTCGCGTTGCGTAACGTAAATGCGGCCGCGTTGAGTAACGCCTTAAATATAATGCAGAACCTGATCACGCTGGGCTACAGTAGACAGGACGAAAGGGAGGCGGATAAGTTGTCTGTAAGATATGCCTACAGGTCCGGCTATAAGCCCGAGGCGATGATCTCTTTTTTCAATAAGCTCCTTAAGCAGGATGGCCGCGGCTACCACATTACCTTGTTAAGTTCGCACCCTGCTGTTGAGGAGAGGATAGAGAATATAAAAGCGGAGATCCACAAAGTGAAAAGGCCGAATGGCGCAGCCGTCATACCTGGACAACCTCAAGCAGTTAAAAAAGGCGGCTAA
- the fabZ gene encoding 3-hydroxyacyl-ACP dehydratase FabZ, which translates to MPAKFENEIAELVSEIIEIPADKIDPDKDFADLEVDSMKGLEIVAALERRFKITVPETEIPKARTLNKVIELARNLKQSGYGRMDKEKIKSILPHREPFLFIDEVVEIDEGRRIVAKKYIDPKEKYFEGHFPNKPIMPGALIIEAMAQASLILYYTAKPQIANTHPDYYLVKVNTELLSPVYPGDTLTIEAKSVKILDTSGIIETIAMVGDTVVAKTSGAFAVKPKKE; encoded by the coding sequence ATGCCTGCTAAATTTGAAAACGAAATAGCCGAACTTGTATCAGAGATTATTGAGATTCCTGCAGATAAAATTGATCCCGACAAGGATTTTGCCGACCTTGAGGTTGACTCAATGAAGGGTCTTGAGATAGTCGCGGCGCTGGAGAGGAGATTTAAGATAACTGTGCCGGAAACAGAAATCCCAAAGGCCAGAACTCTGAATAAAGTAATTGAACTCGCCAGGAACCTAAAGCAATCAGGGTATGGCAGGATGGATAAAGAGAAAATCAAAAGCATACTGCCCCACAGAGAGCCGTTTCTGTTTATTGATGAGGTTGTTGAGATAGACGAAGGCAGGCGCATCGTGGCTAAAAAATATATTGATCCAAAAGAAAAATACTTTGAAGGCCACTTCCCCAACAAGCCCATAATGCCGGGCGCATTGATTATTGAGGCAATGGCCCAGGCATCCCTCATACTTTACTACACTGCAAAACCACAAATCGCAAATACCCATCCTGATTACTATCTGGTAAAGGTCAATACAGAGCTCCTTTCTCCTGTGTATCCCGGTGACACACTTACTATAGAGGCCAAGAGCGTAAAAATCCTTGATACCAGCGGCATAATAGAGACAATAGCAATGGTAGGGGATACGGTAGTGGCTAAAACCAGCGGCGCGTTTGCAGTTAAACCAAAGAAGGAATGA